ACCGACCGACAGGGCCGTCACCCACATCGCGATCGCCGTGGCCCGCTGCCGGGCGTCCGTGAACATATGGCTGATCAGGGCGAGCGTGGACGGCAGGACCGCCGCGCCGGCCACCCCGAGGAGGGCGCGGGCCGCGATCAGCGTCCCGGCGTTCGGGGCGTACGCGGCGAGCAGCGAGGCGAGCAGGAAGCCCGCCGAACCGGCCATCAGGAGCCTGCGGCGGCCGAGCCGGTCCCCGAGTGTGCCCATGATGACGAGCGTCGCGGCGGTGAGGAAGCCGTAGATGTCGGTGATCCACAGCAACTGGGCGCCGCTGGGCCGGAGATCGGCGGAGAGGTACGGGGTGGCCAGCCACAGCACCCCGAGGTCGGCCGTCATCAGGGTGACGGGGAGCAGGAGGACGGCGAGGCCGAGCCACTGGCGGGCCCCGGCCCGGGTGGGTGCGGCGGCCGTGCCGGCCGTCAGGGTCTTCGTCATCGCGGGAGCTCCTCGTCGACGATCCGGTCCGCCGCCGCGAGCAGTTCGGCCACCCGGGCACTGCGCAAGTTCTTGGCCACACCGGAGAGTTCGGTGCCGTACACGATCCGTACCGAGGAGTCCTTGATCCCGCAGTACTCCGAGACGCCGATGCGCAGTTGGGTGTCCAGGACGGTGGACAGGCCCAGGTGCTCGATCTCCTCGGCGGGGTTGCCCATCAGGGCCAGCCACAGCATCCGCTTGGCGGCCAGGCGGGGCTTGCTGCGCCCGTAGGCGAAGCCGTAGTTCCACACCCGGTCGATCCAGCCCTTGAGGACGGCGGGCGGTGCCATCCACCACACCGGGAAGACGATCACGATGTCGTCGGCGGCCAGGATGCGGTCCATGTGGGCGTGGACCTCGGGGGAGTACCGCTTCTCCCGGTCCTCCCAGTCCGGTTCGTCGGCCGGGCGGAGGACGGGGTCGAATCCCTCGGCGTACAGATCGAGTACGTCGACGGTCCCTCCCTCGTCCTTCAGCCGGGCGTGGGCGAGGTCGGCGACCTGGGCGGTCAGCGAGTCGGAGCGGGGGTGGGCGTGCACGAGGAGGGTATGGCGGGTCACGGCGGGGATCCTTCACATGAATGGGGGCTGGTGGGCGGGGCCGCGTCAGATACCGAGGCCGGAGCCGCCGCTCGCGTCGATGTTCTGGCCGGTCACCCAGCGGGCGGCGTCGGAGGCGAGGAAGCCGACGACATCGGCCACGTCCTCCGGCTGGCCCACCCGGTCGAAGACCGAGAACCCGGCGGCGTGTGCCTTGGCGGCCGGGTCGGCCATCCACGGGTGGATGTCGGTCTCGATCGTGCCCGGGGAGACCGCGTTGACCGTGATGCCCCGGGAGCCGAGGGTCTGGGCGAGCGTCAGGGTCAGCACCTCGACGGCGCCCTTGGAAGCGGCGTACGAGGTCATGCCCGGGAAGGCGACCTTGGTGACCCCGGAGGAGATGTTGACGATCCGGCCGCCGTCGCGGAGCCGGCCGAGGCCCTGCTTGATGATGAAGAACGGCGCCTTGGCGTTGACCGCGAAGACCCGGTCGTAGTCGGCCTCCTCGACCTCGTGGATCAGGCCGGGGCCGGAGATCCCGGCGTTGTTGACGAGGATGTCGAGGCCGTCGGCGTGCTCGTCGA
The sequence above is a segment of the Streptomyces sp. NBC_01255 genome. Coding sequences within it:
- a CDS encoding NAD(P)H oxidoreductase, whose amino-acid sequence is MTRHTLLVHAHPRSDSLTAQVADLAHARLKDEGGTVDVLDLYAEGFDPVLRPADEPDWEDREKRYSPEVHAHMDRILAADDIVIVFPVWWMAPPAVLKGWIDRVWNYGFAYGRSKPRLAAKRMLWLALMGNPAEEIEHLGLSTVLDTQLRIGVSEYCGIKDSSVRIVYGTELSGVAKNLRSARVAELLAAADRIVDEELPR
- a CDS encoding SDR family oxidoreductase, which translates into the protein MSSNATATATARTLAGKTALVTGSSRGIGRAIALRLAADGARVAVHYAGNETAAKETVAAIEAAGGTAFAIRAELGVPGDAEALWKAFDEHADGLDILVNNAGISGPGLIHEVEEADYDRVFAVNAKAPFFIIKQGLGRLRDGGRIVNISSGVTKVAFPGMTSYAASKGAVEVLTLTLAQTLGSRGITVNAVSPGTIETDIHPWMADPAAKAHAAGFSVFDRVGQPEDVADVVGFLASDAARWVTGQNIDASGGSGLGI